The genomic segment TACTGAGCTACTACGCGACGGCGGTGCCGCTCGGCGAGACGGTGCGCAAGACCGCCAAGGAGATCGCGCAGGCCATCCAGCTGAGCCCGCCCAACACAGGGAAGAGCATCCGCCGGTTGGTCGAGGGCGGCTGGCTGCAGGTCTCCTACCGCATGGGCCGGGTGACCTTCTACCGAGTCGGGCCGCGCGTGACCGCTCTGGCCGCTGAGTCGGCCGAGAGCGACTCTTGTGCTGTCGCCAGCGTCAGCTATCTGCCGAGCGCATTCGGGGCGGAGGAACAGTGACGCCACCCTCTTCGACCGTGGGCCTCTGATTCCTCTCCGGAAAAGCGGGTGGGC from the Streptomyces sp. WMMB303 genome contains:
- a CDS encoding winged helix-turn-helix domain-containing protein, with product MTFPATPQSELPFTPELMHTLLLATCEAPGADFRVLSYYATAVPLGETVRKTAKEIAQAIQLSPPNTGKSIRRLVEGGWLQVSYRMGRVTFYRVGPRVTALAAESAESDSCAVASVSYLPSAFGAEEQ